A portion of the Paenibacillus marchantiae genome contains these proteins:
- a CDS encoding O-methyltransferase, translated as MNLTPDEYVNQLFQEDDLLLKVKEAIRSNGMPEVSVAAAYGRLLTFLAMTSKAEAVLEIGVLGGYSGICLARGLSDGGTLTSLELKEQYAAMARGHLEEAGFGDKVEYRIGPAADSLEQLAQEGRTFDFFFIDADKENYPVYLDYAIKLARPGAVIVGDNCFLRGRTLNSDKQGPAVLAVRRFNEQMASDPRLVTTMLPDYDGLALAWVK; from the coding sequence GTGAATCTGACCCCTGACGAATATGTAAATCAATTATTTCAAGAAGATGATCTCTTGTTAAAGGTAAAAGAAGCCATCCGATCGAACGGCATGCCGGAAGTTTCGGTTGCAGCGGCTTATGGCCGTTTGCTCACTTTTCTCGCGATGACATCGAAAGCGGAGGCTGTACTCGAAATCGGCGTGCTGGGCGGATACAGCGGAATTTGTCTTGCTCGCGGTTTAAGTGACGGGGGGACCCTGACTTCGCTTGAACTAAAAGAGCAATACGCAGCGATGGCTCGTGGTCATCTGGAGGAAGCAGGCTTTGGGGATAAAGTCGAATATCGAATTGGCCCCGCAGCTGACAGTCTGGAGCAGCTGGCACAGGAAGGACGTACCTTCGATTTCTTCTTCATTGATGCAGACAAGGAGAATTATCCCGTATACCTCGATTACGCCATTAAGCTCGCGCGGCCCGGGGCGGTCATTGTGGGAGATAACTGTTTCCTGCGCGGCCGTACGCTGAATTCAGACAAGCAGGGTCCGGCTGTCCTCGCGGTTCGACGCTTCAACGAGCAGATGGCGAGTGACCCGCGCCTCGTAACAACGATGCTGCCGGATTATGATGGTCTGGCTCTGGCCTGGGTGAAGTAA
- a CDS encoding asparaginase — MKKTSNLRPWAVWSTAALTALTISLSPIGTYAAQAATVEVSGTTSAVQTASSTPARNTTIPALSDSFKQSALPNVLVIGTGGTIAGQSEDATSFQNYKAGTLPIGEMVDALPDKQKIADVSTLQFGNSGSGSYTLADLYDLSQTVDKALAQYDSVVVTTGTDTMEEIAYFLDMTVQSDKPVIITGSMRPWTVIGSDAQANLYNAIKLAGSGRTTSFGTVLMLNDTIQLARGVTKTNDYRTDTFETPMLGAVGYIDEENIRIYRAPARALKPEGTLKPAFDLSKITKADLAKVEIAISYQEAGGEAIEGFVKGGAKGIVTSGTGAGGISRAMGQARTKAVEDGVIFVTTTRTGSGSVYGGGKGVIAGDNLSPQQARILLMLGLSFSDDFDTIQKWFETYGTPEV, encoded by the coding sequence ATGAAAAAAACTTCAAATCTTCGTCCTTGGGCTGTATGGAGCACAGCCGCTTTGACAGCTCTGACCATTTCCCTGTCCCCCATCGGGACCTATGCGGCTCAGGCGGCTACGGTAGAAGTGAGCGGTACAACTAGTGCAGTTCAGACCGCATCATCCACTCCGGCTCGCAATACGACCATCCCTGCTCTATCAGATTCGTTCAAACAATCCGCTCTGCCTAATGTTCTGGTCATTGGAACGGGTGGTACGATTGCAGGTCAATCCGAGGATGCAACCAGCTTCCAGAACTATAAAGCTGGCACACTCCCGATTGGAGAAATGGTCGACGCCTTACCGGACAAACAGAAGATTGCAGATGTTAGCACACTCCAATTCGGAAATTCAGGTTCAGGTTCTTATACCTTGGCTGATCTCTATGACTTATCTCAAACCGTAGACAAGGCTCTGGCTCAGTATGACAGCGTTGTAGTTACCACCGGTACAGATACCATGGAGGAAATCGCCTACTTCCTTGACATGACCGTACAAAGTGATAAACCCGTCATCATTACAGGGTCCATGCGCCCTTGGACAGTTATCGGCTCAGATGCACAAGCCAATCTGTACAACGCCATCAAGCTCGCAGGCAGCGGGCGCACCACTTCATTTGGGACCGTGCTAATGTTGAACGATACCATTCAATTGGCACGCGGCGTGACCAAAACGAATGATTATCGAACAGACACGTTCGAAACTCCGATGCTTGGTGCAGTAGGTTACATTGATGAAGAAAACATTCGAATTTACCGTGCTCCTGCACGTGCCTTGAAGCCTGAAGGTACATTGAAACCGGCATTCGACCTGAGCAAAATCACGAAGGCAGATCTCGCCAAGGTGGAAATTGCGATTTCCTATCAGGAAGCTGGCGGCGAAGCTATTGAAGGATTTGTGAAGGGCGGCGCCAAGGGGATCGTAACGTCCGGTACCGGAGCAGGCGGTATCTCCAGAGCGATGGGACAAGCACGTACCAAAGCGGTCGAGGATGGCGTAATCTTCGTAACGACCACTCGGACAGGTTCAGGCAGTGTATATGGCGGTGGGAAAGGCGTTATTGCCGGTGACAACCTTAGTCCTCAGCAAGCACGCATTTTGTTGATGCTCGGCCTGTCCTTTAGCGACGATTTTGACACGATCCAAAAATGGTTCGAGACTTACGGAACGCCGGAAGTTTAA
- a CDS encoding MFS transporter gives MKTWKVNLIVLWFGQFLVNSGMTMITPFLSLYLARDLGVVGEHEIGIWAGFIFAANFLTSFLFQPLWGKLSDKYGRKIMLLRSGFGMAIVIALMGFAQNPWQLLLLRLLNGTISGFNPAAVALISGTTPKDRMGFAMGISQSGQVAGTILGPLIGGLLADAVGFRPIFYITGGLIFAASMLAMFLVREKFDRKEAAKLPEQSVLSGLKELNKSPQLPALFAVTFLLQFAMISPMSLLPLYVQKLHGSDVNVAFWAGLVGAVTGLSNMAMSPILGKLSDRVGSHKVLTFSLIGTGLMLIPQAFVQTVWQLIIVRFMMGVFMGGLLPSVNALIRSYTPDSMISRAFSFNTSTLALGNMLGAVIGGFMAGFIGIEGLFIVSGGLLLLNMVWVRLKLYKKPPLIRES, from the coding sequence TTGAAAACGTGGAAAGTAAACCTCATTGTGCTTTGGTTTGGACAATTTCTGGTCAACTCGGGAATGACCATGATTACCCCGTTTTTGTCCCTTTATCTCGCCAGGGATCTTGGCGTGGTTGGTGAGCATGAAATTGGCATATGGGCGGGATTTATATTTGCTGCCAACTTCCTCACCTCATTTTTGTTCCAGCCCTTGTGGGGCAAATTGTCTGACAAGTACGGACGGAAAATTATGTTGCTGCGTTCCGGATTCGGGATGGCGATTGTTATTGCCTTGATGGGTTTTGCACAGAACCCATGGCAGCTCCTTTTATTACGACTGCTCAACGGTACGATCTCCGGCTTCAACCCGGCAGCAGTTGCATTGATCTCGGGTACAACGCCGAAAGATCGCATGGGTTTTGCCATGGGCATCAGCCAATCCGGCCAAGTGGCCGGTACGATTCTGGGTCCGCTGATCGGCGGTTTGCTTGCTGATGCAGTGGGCTTCCGCCCTATCTTCTATATTACTGGCGGACTGATCTTTGCGGCTTCAATGCTCGCCATGTTCCTGGTCAGAGAGAAGTTTGACCGCAAGGAAGCGGCCAAACTGCCGGAACAATCCGTATTGTCCGGTCTGAAGGAACTGAACAAGTCTCCCCAGTTACCTGCGCTATTTGCTGTAACATTCCTATTGCAATTTGCCATGATCAGCCCGATGTCACTCTTGCCGCTATATGTACAGAAGTTACACGGTTCGGATGTCAACGTCGCCTTCTGGGCAGGGCTTGTCGGCGCAGTCACGGGACTATCCAACATGGCCATGTCCCCAATTCTCGGGAAGCTCAGTGACAGGGTAGGTTCACACAAGGTACTTACATTCTCTCTTATAGGAACAGGGCTCATGCTTATACCGCAAGCTTTCGTGCAGACGGTATGGCAGCTCATCATCGTCCGTTTCATGATGGGTGTGTTCATGGGTGGCCTGCTTCCGAGTGTCAACGCGCTCATTCGCTCCTATACGCCAGACAGCATGATTAGCCGGGCGTTCAGCTTTAATACGAGCACACTCGCATTGGGTAACATGCTTGGAGCCGTAATCGGTGGCTTTATGGCCGGGTTCATTGGCATCGAAGGACTGTTCATCGTCTCTGGTGGGCTGTTGCTGCTCAACATGGTTTGGGTAAGACTCAAGCTGTACAAAAAGCCCCCTCTGATCAGAGAATCATGA
- the hemE gene encoding uroporphyrinogen decarboxylase codes for MSYNDRLIQASFKQQVDRVPVWYMRQAGRYDPEYRKIKEKYSLLEICRQPELAAEVTLMPVRKLGVDAAILYSDIMNPVASLGIDFDIVKNIGPVIDNPIRTAADVDRLRPIDVEGDLSHILETIRILDKELDVPLITFAGAPFTIASYLIEGRPSKGYIRTKTMMYSEPEVWHKLMQKLGDMVITYVRAHIANGGKAFQLFDSWVGALSPNDFRTYVLPTITRIFTELSDLNVPKIYFPGVASGELLPTLHDLKADVIGLDWRVSISEGRKRLGGKFAVQGNLDPYVLTAPMDLIKQHAKLIIDEGIKEPGYIFNLGHGLFPEASLDKLRELTAYIHEYSAEALKTGVTVTND; via the coding sequence ATGAGCTATAATGATCGTCTGATTCAGGCCAGCTTCAAACAGCAGGTGGACCGTGTTCCCGTGTGGTACATGCGTCAGGCTGGGCGTTATGATCCCGAATATCGCAAGATTAAGGAAAAGTATTCTTTGCTCGAAATTTGCCGTCAACCTGAGCTAGCAGCTGAAGTTACACTCATGCCGGTACGTAAACTTGGTGTGGATGCGGCTATTTTGTATTCCGATATTATGAATCCGGTTGCTTCCCTCGGTATAGATTTTGATATTGTTAAAAATATTGGACCTGTCATAGACAATCCAATCCGCACGGCGGCAGATGTGGATCGTTTGCGTCCCATTGATGTTGAAGGAGATCTGTCTCATATTCTGGAGACGATTCGAATTCTGGACAAGGAACTGGATGTACCTCTGATTACGTTTGCCGGTGCACCGTTTACCATTGCCAGCTATTTGATTGAAGGCCGACCTTCCAAAGGGTACATACGGACCAAAACGATGATGTACAGTGAACCGGAAGTGTGGCATAAATTGATGCAAAAACTGGGCGATATGGTGATTACATATGTCCGTGCTCACATTGCGAACGGCGGCAAGGCATTCCAACTGTTCGACAGCTGGGTGGGCGCACTTTCGCCAAACGACTTTAGAACGTATGTGTTGCCGACGATTACTCGTATCTTTACCGAATTATCGGATTTGAATGTACCGAAAATTTATTTCCCGGGTGTGGCTTCTGGTGAATTGCTGCCAACCCTGCATGATCTGAAAGCTGATGTGATTGGGCTGGATTGGAGAGTATCGATCTCCGAGGGACGTAAACGACTGGGCGGAAAATTTGCTGTGCAAGGTAACTTGGACCCTTATGTGCTGACTGCACCGATGGATCTGATCAAGCAGCATGCCAAATTGATTATTGACGAAGGTATCAAGGAGCCAGGGTATATTTTCAATCTGGGGCACGGACTATTTCCTGAAGCGTCTTTGGATAAATTAAGAGAACTCACGGCGTATATTCATGAATATTCCGCTGAAGCATTGAAGACTGGGGTGACGGTTACTAATGACTAA
- the hemH gene encoding ferrochelatase, translated as MTNTVGVLVMSYGTPENMESIEAYYTHIRRGRPPEPEQLKELTDRYEAIVGGVFPLRENTDNQVKALQETLNKDDRSNEVEFRCYQGLKHAYPFIEDGVEQMAKDGIQTAIGIVLAPHFSTMSVGSYIKRAREKAEELGIQLSFIESYHLHPKLIQALSTRVSAKLDAFEEAGAKRGDVRVLFSAHSLPARIVDIGDPYPQQLLETSEVIASRLGITNWQFTWQSAGRTAEPWLGPDILDTLQDLAREQVEDVLVAPIGFVSDHLEVLYDLDIEAKAIAKEIDMRLMRIDSLNSDPLYMETLSDVIISKWQQGTDE; from the coding sequence ATGACTAATACGGTAGGTGTACTGGTGATGTCGTATGGCACACCTGAGAATATGGAAAGTATCGAAGCGTACTACACACATATCCGGAGAGGACGTCCGCCTGAACCGGAACAACTGAAGGAATTAACCGACCGTTATGAAGCGATCGTTGGGGGTGTATTCCCTCTTCGAGAAAACACGGATAATCAGGTGAAGGCCCTCCAGGAGACGTTAAACAAGGATGACCGTTCCAATGAGGTTGAATTCCGTTGTTATCAAGGGTTGAAGCATGCGTATCCGTTCATTGAGGATGGCGTGGAACAGATGGCTAAGGATGGAATTCAGACTGCAATAGGCATCGTACTGGCACCACATTTCTCCACGATGAGTGTAGGGAGCTACATCAAGCGTGCTCGTGAGAAAGCGGAAGAACTGGGTATCCAATTGTCATTCATTGAGAGTTATCATCTGCATCCGAAATTGATTCAGGCTCTCTCCACACGTGTTAGCGCCAAATTGGATGCTTTCGAGGAAGCGGGGGCCAAGCGCGGGGATGTACGAGTGCTGTTCAGTGCACACAGTCTGCCTGCGCGAATTGTAGATATCGGTGATCCATATCCGCAGCAACTGCTGGAGACTTCGGAAGTTATTGCTTCCCGTTTAGGAATTACCAACTGGCAGTTCACGTGGCAGAGTGCGGGGCGGACAGCAGAGCCATGGCTGGGCCCTGATATTCTGGACACACTTCAGGATCTTGCTCGTGAACAGGTGGAAGATGTGCTTGTAGCACCGATTGGATTCGTATCGGACCATCTGGAAGTGCTCTATGATCTTGATATTGAAGCTAAAGCGATTGCCAAAGAGATCGACATGCGCCTTATGCGTATTGATTCTCTCAATAGTGACCCACTTTACATGGAAACGTTAAGTGACGTCATTATTAGCAAGTGGCAGCAAGGAACGGATGAGTAA
- the hemY gene encoding protoporphyrinogen oxidase, producing the protein MEDHKRRVVVVGGGLTGLSAAFYIRKHYREAGVEPVITLVEKSSSMGGMIETLHRDGFVIEKGPDSFLARKTAMIDLAKELEIDHELVSQNPESKKTYIMQRGKLHPMPAGLILGIPTELRPFLRSGLVSPAGKLRALMDFVIPPRRTTEDESLGYMIERRLGAEVLENLTEPLLAGIYAGDMRRLSLQATFPQFGEVERDYGSLIRGMMTGRKPTETHTGTKKSAFLNFRQGLQSLVHALVHELQDVDQRLNTSVKSLEVQTGDAAKYSIQLDNGERLEADDVVITVPTYVASELLQPHVDTAALDAINYVSVANVVLAFEKKDIEHVFDGSGFLVPRKEGRNITACTWTSTKWLHTSPDDKVLLRCYVGRSGDEQNVELPDDALTDLVLKDLRETMGVEAVPIFSEITRLRKSMPQYPVGHLQQIAALREQLGSKLPGVYIAGAGYEGVGLPDCIKQAKEMSVQATQLIAAK; encoded by the coding sequence ATGGAAGACCATAAACGTCGTGTCGTTGTTGTCGGCGGAGGTCTGACCGGCCTAAGCGCGGCATTTTATATTCGGAAGCATTACCGGGAAGCAGGGGTTGAACCTGTCATCACCTTGGTTGAGAAGAGTTCTTCCATGGGTGGCATGATTGAAACGCTGCACCGGGATGGGTTCGTCATTGAGAAGGGACCAGATTCTTTCCTTGCCCGCAAAACGGCGATGATTGATTTGGCTAAAGAGCTGGAAATTGACCATGAACTGGTCAGCCAAAATCCGGAATCCAAAAAAACGTACATCATGCAGCGTGGCAAGCTGCATCCTATGCCGGCAGGACTCATTCTCGGTATTCCGACGGAGTTGAGACCTTTTCTGAGAAGTGGTCTTGTATCTCCGGCAGGCAAGCTGCGCGCATTAATGGATTTTGTCATCCCTCCCCGTCGTACAACAGAGGATGAATCGCTTGGTTATATGATTGAGCGCCGCCTTGGAGCGGAAGTGCTGGAAAACCTGACTGAACCGTTGCTCGCAGGCATCTATGCAGGTGATATGCGGCGATTGAGTCTTCAGGCAACCTTTCCGCAATTCGGTGAAGTGGAGCGGGATTATGGTAGTTTGATCCGAGGAATGATGACGGGCCGCAAACCGACAGAGACCCATACGGGAACGAAGAAAAGTGCTTTTCTGAACTTCCGTCAGGGCTTGCAGAGCCTGGTTCATGCGCTTGTACATGAGTTGCAGGACGTGGATCAACGGCTGAACACTTCCGTGAAATCTCTGGAGGTTCAGACTGGAGATGCGGCCAAGTATAGCATTCAACTGGATAACGGAGAACGTCTTGAAGCAGATGATGTAGTCATTACCGTGCCTACGTATGTTGCATCTGAACTGCTGCAACCACATGTGGATACAGCGGCTCTGGATGCAATCAATTACGTATCGGTAGCGAATGTGGTGCTGGCTTTTGAGAAAAAGGATATCGAACATGTATTTGATGGGTCTGGTTTCCTCGTTCCGCGTAAGGAAGGTCGAAATATTACAGCATGTACTTGGACATCAACCAAGTGGCTGCACACCAGCCCAGATGACAAAGTACTGCTTCGCTGTTATGTTGGCCGTTCCGGAGACGAACAGAATGTGGAGCTCCCGGATGATGCACTAACAGATCTGGTACTCAAGGACTTGCGTGAAACAATGGGCGTTGAGGCCGTTCCGATCTTCTCGGAAATTACTCGGCTCCGCAAATCCATGCCACAGTATCCGGTAGGTCATCTGCAGCAGATTGCAGCACTGCGCGAACAACTTGGCAGCAAATTGCCGGGGGTATACATTGCCGGCGCTGGTTATGAAGGGGTAGGCTTGCCTGACTGTATCAAACAGGCGAAGGAAATGTCAGTTCAAGCTACGCAATTGATTGCTGCAAAGTAA
- a CDS encoding CapA family protein, which yields MYPPRSKRSVQKKKVKRARKRRIWIINLVLIAAIGLVGIYYAVGMQEQQIDPAVTETAVNQEPVNEEGPQGGDQVNSPDTDSEASNTPDEESEDSDKQVTENSGGTSGEKKPDATDSKVNGKTDTGTKKPTDTPASSGSKGSEGAGTGATQPSHSAKDVTINFVGDIQFSGKVAELLEKNGYDYPFAKLGNLFKEDDLTIGNLETPVTLGGTGAADKTYVYKSSPKALEAMASAGFDAVNLANNHILDQGVEGLVDTLTYLEQYGIAHTGAGMNRDEAYAPAYLERKGMKIALLGFSRVVPETSWKAEGNRAGVAEAYDSTGAVKAIQEAREKADLVIVVAHWGEERVSTPNNDQTRLSHEFVDAGADLVIGGHPHVLQGVEYYKGKWIAYSTGNFIFSKSTTEETWKTAVFQASCSKDAKCSMKVIPYEAGLGEAIPMVDQANKLLLEQMAQLSPGIRFDANGFASPN from the coding sequence ATGTATCCCCCAAGATCAAAACGAAGTGTACAAAAGAAAAAAGTGAAACGTGCCCGAAAACGCCGGATTTGGATCATTAATCTGGTATTGATTGCTGCAATTGGACTCGTCGGCATCTATTACGCAGTAGGCATGCAGGAGCAGCAAATAGACCCGGCGGTGACAGAAACGGCTGTGAATCAGGAACCTGTGAATGAAGAGGGCCCTCAGGGCGGTGATCAGGTGAATTCACCTGACACGGATTCGGAGGCAAGTAATACCCCGGATGAAGAATCGGAGGATTCTGATAAACAGGTAACTGAAAATTCCGGCGGTACGTCGGGTGAGAAAAAGCCTGATGCTACAGACTCCAAGGTAAATGGAAAGACAGATACGGGAACGAAAAAACCGACGGATACTCCCGCTTCTTCCGGCTCAAAGGGAAGCGAAGGTGCCGGAACTGGGGCGACACAGCCATCTCATTCGGCGAAGGATGTAACCATTAACTTTGTTGGGGATATTCAGTTTTCCGGCAAAGTGGCTGAATTGTTGGAGAAGAACGGTTATGACTACCCCTTTGCAAAGCTTGGCAACTTGTTCAAGGAAGATGATCTGACCATTGGAAACCTTGAAACTCCCGTAACCCTTGGTGGAACTGGTGCTGCAGACAAAACCTATGTATACAAGTCTTCGCCAAAGGCGCTCGAAGCAATGGCTTCAGCAGGATTTGATGCTGTAAATCTGGCCAATAATCATATTTTGGATCAAGGTGTAGAAGGTTTGGTCGATACGTTAACTTACCTTGAGCAATATGGTATAGCGCACACAGGAGCCGGTATGAACAGGGATGAGGCTTATGCACCTGCATATCTGGAACGCAAAGGCATGAAGATTGCACTGCTTGGATTCAGCCGGGTTGTACCTGAAACAAGCTGGAAAGCGGAAGGGAATCGGGCCGGTGTTGCCGAAGCTTACGATTCTACAGGTGCAGTAAAGGCGATTCAGGAAGCCCGTGAAAAAGCTGATCTGGTTATCGTTGTTGCACATTGGGGAGAGGAACGGGTCAGCACTCCAAATAATGATCAGACTCGACTGTCTCATGAATTTGTAGATGCCGGAGCGGATCTGGTCATAGGTGGGCATCCCCATGTCTTGCAAGGGGTAGAGTACTACAAAGGCAAATGGATTGCATATAGTACAGGCAACTTTATTTTCTCGAAATCAACGACAGAGGAAACGTGGAAAACAGCGGTTTTTCAGGCGAGTTGTAGTAAGGATGCCAAATGCAGCATGAAGGTTATCCCTTATGAAGCGGGGTTGGGTGAGGCCATTCCGATGGTGGATCAAGCCAACAAATTGCTACTGGAGCAGATGGCCCAGCTCTCGCCAGGTATTCGTTTTGATGCGAACGGATTCGCATCGCCAAATTAA
- a CDS encoding glycerophosphodiester phosphodiesterase, with translation MNNLCVAHRGFSSIAPENTMAAFLLAMEQPEVQWMELDVQLSRDGVPVVIHDFTLNRTTNGEGFVRETDWADIQQLDAGSWKGKAYKGERVPALSEVLDRTCGKVRLNIELKTQGNMYPGLPAAVIHEVRKRHMQHDVVITSFEPAALAEVKKLAPEFKTGLIIDARPGDLAAVLRQMNCSFLSIGYTNVDKSLMREMRIEGIQVMAWTVDDKIIMKRLAAIDPELMLCTNRPDVWEQAFQETSSRFFRP, from the coding sequence ATGAACAACCTTTGTGTAGCGCACCGTGGATTTTCGTCCATTGCACCAGAAAATACGATGGCTGCATTTCTGCTTGCCATGGAACAGCCTGAAGTTCAGTGGATGGAGCTGGATGTACAGTTATCACGTGATGGTGTGCCGGTTGTTATTCATGATTTTACGTTAAACCGGACCACGAACGGTGAAGGCTTCGTACGAGAGACGGACTGGGCAGATATACAGCAGTTGGATGCGGGATCGTGGAAAGGAAAAGCCTATAAAGGGGAACGTGTTCCTGCGCTTAGTGAAGTGTTGGACCGCACCTGTGGCAAAGTGAGATTGAATATCGAACTGAAAACGCAAGGTAATATGTATCCCGGTCTGCCGGCAGCGGTTATTCATGAGGTGAGGAAGAGACATATGCAGCATGATGTGGTCATCACTTCGTTTGAACCTGCGGCTCTGGCTGAAGTGAAGAAACTGGCCCCTGAGTTCAAAACAGGTTTGATTATTGATGCACGGCCAGGGGATCTGGCAGCAGTGCTGCGGCAGATGAATTGCAGTTTTCTTTCCATCGGGTACACCAATGTGGACAAATCGCTGATGCGTGAGATGCGTATTGAAGGCATTCAGGTAATGGCTTGGACAGTGGACGACAAAATCATCATGAAGCGGCTTGCGGCGATTGATCCGGAGCTGATGTTATGTACAAACCGGCCTGATGTGTGGGAACAGGCTTTTCAGGAAACGAGCAGCCGATTTTTCAGACCATAA
- a CDS encoding fumarylacetoacetate hydrolase family protein, with amino-acid sequence MLTNIRNVYCVGRNYKLHAEELGNAVPDEPMIFMKPSHAVVALNSETLQLPATKGEVHYEAELVIQIGRSYEPGMAVDELIDAYAFGIDFTLRDVQTVIKKKGHPWTAAKGFKNSAPVTAFQPFPGAQALLEKDFTLTKNGAEVQRGNIRNMIFSLQDIVDYVGHHYGLGPGDVIFTGTPEGVGPTAAGDVLELAWDGEPLGKCTIAAAVK; translated from the coding sequence ATGCTGACAAACATTCGAAATGTATACTGTGTAGGACGAAATTATAAACTTCATGCAGAAGAATTGGGTAACGCGGTTCCGGATGAACCGATGATCTTTATGAAGCCTTCCCATGCGGTTGTGGCCTTGAATAGTGAAACGCTGCAATTGCCTGCGACAAAGGGCGAAGTTCATTATGAGGCTGAACTAGTAATCCAAATCGGGCGCAGTTATGAGCCGGGTATGGCTGTGGATGAATTGATAGACGCATATGCGTTTGGCATTGATTTTACATTACGTGATGTACAGACGGTTATTAAGAAAAAGGGCCATCCGTGGACAGCGGCCAAAGGGTTCAAGAACTCGGCTCCTGTTACTGCATTCCAGCCATTTCCGGGGGCCCAGGCTCTTCTTGAGAAAGACTTTACACTCACCAAGAACGGTGCCGAGGTCCAACGTGGCAATATTCGTAACATGATCTTCAGTCTACAGGACATTGTGGATTATGTAGGTCATCATTACGGCCTGGGACCTGGAGATGTCATCTTTACAGGTACACCAGAAGGGGTTGGACCAACGGCAGCAGGAGATGTGCTTGAACTGGCCTGGGACGGAGAACCTTTGGGTAAATGCACGATTGCAGCAGCAGTTAAGTAA
- a CDS encoding MarR family winged helix-turn-helix transcriptional regulator — protein sequence MSNNDWEALEKTDWLFRKMVRRFVKERDRISVEGVSLPGMLILHKIIREGEQRLGDLAEQLDFTSGAITALTDKLEKKGLTIRRRKEDDRRTVLLDITASGREMFARNSNIGARCITLLFEGFTTEELEQQSQFYERVIANLEGFSDTLLELAENNGKQGPDPSIKSDPEQKQRENTEKSNYLSY from the coding sequence ATGAGCAATAACGACTGGGAAGCGTTGGAGAAGACAGATTGGTTGTTTCGTAAAATGGTCAGACGATTCGTGAAAGAACGAGATCGTATATCGGTAGAGGGGGTCAGTTTACCGGGCATGCTCATCCTGCACAAAATCATTCGTGAAGGGGAACAGCGGTTAGGGGATTTGGCTGAACAACTGGACTTCACTTCAGGTGCCATTACAGCGTTAACAGACAAGTTGGAGAAAAAGGGACTTACGATCCGCAGGCGCAAGGAAGATGACCGTCGGACGGTATTGCTCGACATTACTGCCAGTGGGCGGGAGATGTTTGCACGGAACAGCAATATCGGTGCCCGATGTATCACGCTTCTGTTTGAGGGCTTTACGACGGAGGAACTGGAGCAGCAAAGCCAATTTTATGAGCGGGTGATAGCGAATCTGGAGGGGTTCTCGGATACGCTGCTGGAATTGGCAGAGAACAACGGGAAGCAGGGACCCGATCCGTCCATCAAAAGTGACCCTGAACAGAAGCAGAGGGAGAATACCGAAAAGAGCAATTATCTCAGTTATTAA